A genomic region of Arachis hypogaea cultivar Tifrunner chromosome 5, arahy.Tifrunner.gnm2.J5K5, whole genome shotgun sequence contains the following coding sequences:
- the LOC112801955 gene encoding DNA (cytosine-5)-methyltransferase DRM2 isoform X5 has product MERFSPGLESPSAGPSNSKVFDHFVSMGFPREMVSKVIEEYGEENEDKLLEELLSYSVIESSPQPQQRIEPNHCSLVLESPHQPQVKIEPDLSSSEGGVSSWENSDSDALSDEEEMTKSLRGSDNIVLTLVKMGYKQDEALIAIERLGCNSSVDELIDFIGVAQMAKAEDALLPPEEKPGISKLNKRRYYELEVLGRKRPKSCEKRIISEDDDEPLHLPNPMIGFGVPTEPAIIKHRRLPDDAVGPPYFYYENVALAPKGVWQTISRFLYEVEPEFVDSKFFCAAARKRGYIHNLPIENRFPLLPLPPRTIHEAFPLTRKWWPSWDTRTKLNCLQTAIGSAKLTERIRKALENYDGEPPEDVQRFVLEQCRKWNLVWVGRNKVAPLEPDEVETLLGFPRNHTRGGGISRTDRYKSLGNSFQVDTVAYHLSVLKDMYPNGMNILSLFSGIGGAEVALHRLGIPLKNVVSVEKSEVNRNIVRSWWEQTNQKGNLIDLDDVQQLNGDRIEKLMNTFGGFDLIVGGSPCNNLAGSNRVSRDGLEGKESSLFFDYCRILDLVKNIMTTNQ; this is encoded by the exons ATGGAGCGGTTCTCACCGGGTCTGGAGAG CCCCTCTGCAGGTCCATCTAATTCCAAGGTATTTGATCATTTCGTGAGTATGGGATTTCCGAGAGAAATGGTCTCCAAAGTAATTGAGGAATATG GTGAGGAAAATGAAGACAAACTACTTGAAGAACTTCTCTCGTACTCG GTTATAGAAAGTTCTCCTCAGCCCCAGCAGCGAATTGAACCAAATCATTGCTCTTTG GTTTTAGAAAGTCCCCATCAACCACAAGTAAAAATTGAGCCAGATCTTAGCTCTTCTGAAGGTGGAGTGAGCTCTTGGGAAAACTCAGATTCTGATGCTTTATCCGATGAGGAG GAAATGACGAAATCTCTTCGTGGGAGTGACAACATTGTATTGACGTTGGTGAAAATGGGGTACAAGCAGGATGAAGCCCTAATTGCCATAGAAAGATTAG GTTGCAACTCTTCTGTAGATGAACTAATAGATTTTATAGGTGTTGCTCAAATGGCAAAGGCTGAAGATGCTCTTCTACCTCCTGAAGAAAAG CCTGGCATTTCTAAGTTAAATAAGCGAAGATATTATGAATTAGAAGTGTTGGGAAGGAAAAGGCCTAAAAGCTGTGAGAAGAGAATAATCagtgaagatgatgatgagcCACTTCATCTTCCAAACCCGATGATTGGTTTTGGGGTTCCTACTGAGCCAGCTATCATAAAACACAGAAGACTTCCAGACGATGCTGTTGGGCCTCCTTACTTCTATTATGAAAATGTGGCACTTGCACCAAAGGGGGTTTGGCAAACTATTTCTAGGTTCTTGTATGAGGTGGAACCTGAATTTGTTGACTCAAAGTTTTTCTGCGCTGCAGCCAGGAAAAGGGGCTATATCCACAATCTTCCCATTGAAAACAGATTCCCACTTCTTCCACTTCCGCCACGTACAATACACGAGGCGTTTCCCCTAACAAGGAAGTGGTGGCCTTCATGGGACACTAGGACCAAACTAAATTGTCTGCAAACAGCTATTGGCAGTGCAAAACTAACAGAGAGAATCAGGAAGGCTCTAGAGAACTATGATGGAGAGCCACCTGAGGATGTCCAAAGGTTTGTTCTTGAGCAGTGTCGGAAATGGAATCTGGTTTGGGTGGGAAGGAATAAGGTTGCTCCACTAGAGCCTGATGAAGTTGAAACACTGTTGGGTTTCCCAAGGAACCACACTAGAGGAGGCGGGATAAGTCGAACTGACAGATACAAGTCACTTGGCAATTCATTCCAG GTCGACACAGTGGCATACCACTTGTCAGTTCTGAAGGACATGTATCCCAATGGTATGAacattctttctctgttttctgGGATCGGCGGTGCTGAGGTTGCCCTTCATCGTCTTGGCATCCCCCTTAAGAACGTTGTTTCAGTTGAGAAGTCAGAAGTGAACAGAAACATAGTTCGAAGCTGGTGGGAGCAAACAAACCAGAAGGGTAATCTTATTGACTTGGATGATGTGCAACAGCTAAACGGCGATCGTATTGAGAAGCTGATGAACACATTTGGGGGTTTCGATCTCATTGTTGGCGGCAGCCCTTGCAACAACCTTGCTGGGAGCAATAGGGTAAGCAGGGATGGATTAGAGGGTAaagaatcttccctcttttttGATTACTGCCGTATTCTTGACTTGGTTAAGAATATAATGACCACCAACCAATGA
- the LOC112801955 gene encoding DNA (cytosine-5)-methyltransferase DRM2 isoform X2, translating into MIHDGITKKNRPEDLCLCKAERLKMGGDESGGESDSFDWNSEDEREIENFQSSSLRLTVPNGAVLTGSGEASPSAGPSNSKVFDHFVSMGFPREMVSKVIEEYGEENEDKLLEELLSYSVIESSPQPQQRIEPNHCSLVLESPHQPQVKIEPDLSSSEGGVSSWENSDSDALSDEEEMTKSLRGSDNIVLTLVKMGYKQDEALIAIERLGCNSSVDELIDFIGVAQMAKAEDALLPPEEKPGISKLNKRRYYELEVLGRKRPKSCEKRIISEDDDEPLHLPNPMIGFGVPTEPAIIKHRRLPDDAVGPPYFYYENVALAPKGVWQTISRFLYEVEPEFVDSKFFCAAARKRGYIHNLPIENRFPLLPLPPRTIHEAFPLTRKWWPSWDTRTKLNCLQTAIGSAKLTERIRKALENYDGEPPEDVQRFVLEQCRKWNLVWVGRNKVAPLEPDEVETLLGFPRNHTRGGGISRTDRYKSLGNSFQVDTVAYHLSVLKDMYPNGMNILSLFSGIGGAEVALHRLGIPLKNVVSVEKSEVNRNIVRSWWEQTNQKGNLIDLDDVQQLNGDRIEKLMNTFGGFDLIVGGSPCNNLAGSNRVSRDGLEGKESSLFFDYCRILDLVKNIMTTNQ; encoded by the exons ATGATTCATGATGGAATCACAAAGAAAAACAGG CCCGAAGATCTGTGTCTTTGCAAAGCTGAGAGATTGAAGATG GGTGGCGATGAGTCTGGTGGGGAGAGTGATAGCTTTGATTGGAACAGCGAAGATGAGCGTGAAATTGAGAACTTTCAGTCTTCTTCTTTACGTTTAACTGTTCCTAATGGAGCGGTTCTCACCGGGTCTGGAGAG GCAAGCCCCTCTGCAGGTCCATCTAATTCCAAGGTATTTGATCATTTCGTGAGTATGGGATTTCCGAGAGAAATGGTCTCCAAAGTAATTGAGGAATATG GTGAGGAAAATGAAGACAAACTACTTGAAGAACTTCTCTCGTACTCG GTTATAGAAAGTTCTCCTCAGCCCCAGCAGCGAATTGAACCAAATCATTGCTCTTTG GTTTTAGAAAGTCCCCATCAACCACAAGTAAAAATTGAGCCAGATCTTAGCTCTTCTGAAGGTGGAGTGAGCTCTTGGGAAAACTCAGATTCTGATGCTTTATCCGATGAGGAG GAAATGACGAAATCTCTTCGTGGGAGTGACAACATTGTATTGACGTTGGTGAAAATGGGGTACAAGCAGGATGAAGCCCTAATTGCCATAGAAAGATTAG GTTGCAACTCTTCTGTAGATGAACTAATAGATTTTATAGGTGTTGCTCAAATGGCAAAGGCTGAAGATGCTCTTCTACCTCCTGAAGAAAAG CCTGGCATTTCTAAGTTAAATAAGCGAAGATATTATGAATTAGAAGTGTTGGGAAGGAAAAGGCCTAAAAGCTGTGAGAAGAGAATAATCagtgaagatgatgatgagcCACTTCATCTTCCAAACCCGATGATTGGTTTTGGGGTTCCTACTGAGCCAGCTATCATAAAACACAGAAGACTTCCAGACGATGCTGTTGGGCCTCCTTACTTCTATTATGAAAATGTGGCACTTGCACCAAAGGGGGTTTGGCAAACTATTTCTAGGTTCTTGTATGAGGTGGAACCTGAATTTGTTGACTCAAAGTTTTTCTGCGCTGCAGCCAGGAAAAGGGGCTATATCCACAATCTTCCCATTGAAAACAGATTCCCACTTCTTCCACTTCCGCCACGTACAATACACGAGGCGTTTCCCCTAACAAGGAAGTGGTGGCCTTCATGGGACACTAGGACCAAACTAAATTGTCTGCAAACAGCTATTGGCAGTGCAAAACTAACAGAGAGAATCAGGAAGGCTCTAGAGAACTATGATGGAGAGCCACCTGAGGATGTCCAAAGGTTTGTTCTTGAGCAGTGTCGGAAATGGAATCTGGTTTGGGTGGGAAGGAATAAGGTTGCTCCACTAGAGCCTGATGAAGTTGAAACACTGTTGGGTTTCCCAAGGAACCACACTAGAGGAGGCGGGATAAGTCGAACTGACAGATACAAGTCACTTGGCAATTCATTCCAG GTCGACACAGTGGCATACCACTTGTCAGTTCTGAAGGACATGTATCCCAATGGTATGAacattctttctctgttttctgGGATCGGCGGTGCTGAGGTTGCCCTTCATCGTCTTGGCATCCCCCTTAAGAACGTTGTTTCAGTTGAGAAGTCAGAAGTGAACAGAAACATAGTTCGAAGCTGGTGGGAGCAAACAAACCAGAAGGGTAATCTTATTGACTTGGATGATGTGCAACAGCTAAACGGCGATCGTATTGAGAAGCTGATGAACACATTTGGGGGTTTCGATCTCATTGTTGGCGGCAGCCCTTGCAACAACCTTGCTGGGAGCAATAGGGTAAGCAGGGATGGATTAGAGGGTAaagaatcttccctcttttttGATTACTGCCGTATTCTTGACTTGGTTAAGAATATAATGACCACCAACCAATGA
- the LOC112801955 gene encoding DNA (cytosine-5)-methyltransferase DRM2 isoform X4: MGGDESGGESDSFDWNSEDEREIENFQSSSLRLTVPNGAVLTGSGEASPSAGPSNSKVFDHFVSMGFPREMVSKVIEEYGEENEDKLLEELLSYSVIESSPQPQQRIEPNHCSLVLESPHQPQVKIEPDLSSSEGGVSSWENSDSDALSDEEEMTKSLRGSDNIVLTLVKMGYKQDEALIAIERLGCNSSVDELIDFIGVAQMAKAEDALLPPEEKPGISKLNKRRYYELEVLGRKRPKSCEKRIISEDDDEPLHLPNPMIGFGVPTEPAIIKHRRLPDDAVGPPYFYYENVALAPKGVWQTISRFLYEVEPEFVDSKFFCAAARKRGYIHNLPIENRFPLLPLPPRTIHEAFPLTRKWWPSWDTRTKLNCLQTAIGSAKLTERIRKALENYDGEPPEDVQRFVLEQCRKWNLVWVGRNKVAPLEPDEVETLLGFPRNHTRGGGISRTDRYKSLGNSFQVDTVAYHLSVLKDMYPNGMNILSLFSGIGGAEVALHRLGIPLKNVVSVEKSEVNRNIVRSWWEQTNQKGNLIDLDDVQQLNGDRIEKLMNTFGGFDLIVGGSPCNNLAGSNRVSRDGLEGKESSLFFDYCRILDLVKNIMTTNQ; encoded by the exons ATG GGTGGCGATGAGTCTGGTGGGGAGAGTGATAGCTTTGATTGGAACAGCGAAGATGAGCGTGAAATTGAGAACTTTCAGTCTTCTTCTTTACGTTTAACTGTTCCTAATGGAGCGGTTCTCACCGGGTCTGGAGAG GCAAGCCCCTCTGCAGGTCCATCTAATTCCAAGGTATTTGATCATTTCGTGAGTATGGGATTTCCGAGAGAAATGGTCTCCAAAGTAATTGAGGAATATG GTGAGGAAAATGAAGACAAACTACTTGAAGAACTTCTCTCGTACTCG GTTATAGAAAGTTCTCCTCAGCCCCAGCAGCGAATTGAACCAAATCATTGCTCTTTG GTTTTAGAAAGTCCCCATCAACCACAAGTAAAAATTGAGCCAGATCTTAGCTCTTCTGAAGGTGGAGTGAGCTCTTGGGAAAACTCAGATTCTGATGCTTTATCCGATGAGGAG GAAATGACGAAATCTCTTCGTGGGAGTGACAACATTGTATTGACGTTGGTGAAAATGGGGTACAAGCAGGATGAAGCCCTAATTGCCATAGAAAGATTAG GTTGCAACTCTTCTGTAGATGAACTAATAGATTTTATAGGTGTTGCTCAAATGGCAAAGGCTGAAGATGCTCTTCTACCTCCTGAAGAAAAG CCTGGCATTTCTAAGTTAAATAAGCGAAGATATTATGAATTAGAAGTGTTGGGAAGGAAAAGGCCTAAAAGCTGTGAGAAGAGAATAATCagtgaagatgatgatgagcCACTTCATCTTCCAAACCCGATGATTGGTTTTGGGGTTCCTACTGAGCCAGCTATCATAAAACACAGAAGACTTCCAGACGATGCTGTTGGGCCTCCTTACTTCTATTATGAAAATGTGGCACTTGCACCAAAGGGGGTTTGGCAAACTATTTCTAGGTTCTTGTATGAGGTGGAACCTGAATTTGTTGACTCAAAGTTTTTCTGCGCTGCAGCCAGGAAAAGGGGCTATATCCACAATCTTCCCATTGAAAACAGATTCCCACTTCTTCCACTTCCGCCACGTACAATACACGAGGCGTTTCCCCTAACAAGGAAGTGGTGGCCTTCATGGGACACTAGGACCAAACTAAATTGTCTGCAAACAGCTATTGGCAGTGCAAAACTAACAGAGAGAATCAGGAAGGCTCTAGAGAACTATGATGGAGAGCCACCTGAGGATGTCCAAAGGTTTGTTCTTGAGCAGTGTCGGAAATGGAATCTGGTTTGGGTGGGAAGGAATAAGGTTGCTCCACTAGAGCCTGATGAAGTTGAAACACTGTTGGGTTTCCCAAGGAACCACACTAGAGGAGGCGGGATAAGTCGAACTGACAGATACAAGTCACTTGGCAATTCATTCCAG GTCGACACAGTGGCATACCACTTGTCAGTTCTGAAGGACATGTATCCCAATGGTATGAacattctttctctgttttctgGGATCGGCGGTGCTGAGGTTGCCCTTCATCGTCTTGGCATCCCCCTTAAGAACGTTGTTTCAGTTGAGAAGTCAGAAGTGAACAGAAACATAGTTCGAAGCTGGTGGGAGCAAACAAACCAGAAGGGTAATCTTATTGACTTGGATGATGTGCAACAGCTAAACGGCGATCGTATTGAGAAGCTGATGAACACATTTGGGGGTTTCGATCTCATTGTTGGCGGCAGCCCTTGCAACAACCTTGCTGGGAGCAATAGGGTAAGCAGGGATGGATTAGAGGGTAaagaatcttccctcttttttGATTACTGCCGTATTCTTGACTTGGTTAAGAATATAATGACCACCAACCAATGA
- the LOC112801955 gene encoding DNA (cytosine-5)-methyltransferase DRM2 isoform X1 produces MIHDGITKKNRPEDLCLCKAERLKMELLQGGDESGGESDSFDWNSEDEREIENFQSSSLRLTVPNGAVLTGSGEASPSAGPSNSKVFDHFVSMGFPREMVSKVIEEYGEENEDKLLEELLSYSVIESSPQPQQRIEPNHCSLVLESPHQPQVKIEPDLSSSEGGVSSWENSDSDALSDEEEMTKSLRGSDNIVLTLVKMGYKQDEALIAIERLGCNSSVDELIDFIGVAQMAKAEDALLPPEEKPGISKLNKRRYYELEVLGRKRPKSCEKRIISEDDDEPLHLPNPMIGFGVPTEPAIIKHRRLPDDAVGPPYFYYENVALAPKGVWQTISRFLYEVEPEFVDSKFFCAAARKRGYIHNLPIENRFPLLPLPPRTIHEAFPLTRKWWPSWDTRTKLNCLQTAIGSAKLTERIRKALENYDGEPPEDVQRFVLEQCRKWNLVWVGRNKVAPLEPDEVETLLGFPRNHTRGGGISRTDRYKSLGNSFQVDTVAYHLSVLKDMYPNGMNILSLFSGIGGAEVALHRLGIPLKNVVSVEKSEVNRNIVRSWWEQTNQKGNLIDLDDVQQLNGDRIEKLMNTFGGFDLIVGGSPCNNLAGSNRVSRDGLEGKESSLFFDYCRILDLVKNIMTTNQ; encoded by the exons ATGATTCATGATGGAATCACAAAGAAAAACAGG CCCGAAGATCTGTGTCTTTGCAAAGCTGAGAGATTGAAGATG GAATTATTGCAGGGTGGCGATGAGTCTGGTGGGGAGAGTGATAGCTTTGATTGGAACAGCGAAGATGAGCGTGAAATTGAGAACTTTCAGTCTTCTTCTTTACGTTTAACTGTTCCTAATGGAGCGGTTCTCACCGGGTCTGGAGAG GCAAGCCCCTCTGCAGGTCCATCTAATTCCAAGGTATTTGATCATTTCGTGAGTATGGGATTTCCGAGAGAAATGGTCTCCAAAGTAATTGAGGAATATG GTGAGGAAAATGAAGACAAACTACTTGAAGAACTTCTCTCGTACTCG GTTATAGAAAGTTCTCCTCAGCCCCAGCAGCGAATTGAACCAAATCATTGCTCTTTG GTTTTAGAAAGTCCCCATCAACCACAAGTAAAAATTGAGCCAGATCTTAGCTCTTCTGAAGGTGGAGTGAGCTCTTGGGAAAACTCAGATTCTGATGCTTTATCCGATGAGGAG GAAATGACGAAATCTCTTCGTGGGAGTGACAACATTGTATTGACGTTGGTGAAAATGGGGTACAAGCAGGATGAAGCCCTAATTGCCATAGAAAGATTAG GTTGCAACTCTTCTGTAGATGAACTAATAGATTTTATAGGTGTTGCTCAAATGGCAAAGGCTGAAGATGCTCTTCTACCTCCTGAAGAAAAG CCTGGCATTTCTAAGTTAAATAAGCGAAGATATTATGAATTAGAAGTGTTGGGAAGGAAAAGGCCTAAAAGCTGTGAGAAGAGAATAATCagtgaagatgatgatgagcCACTTCATCTTCCAAACCCGATGATTGGTTTTGGGGTTCCTACTGAGCCAGCTATCATAAAACACAGAAGACTTCCAGACGATGCTGTTGGGCCTCCTTACTTCTATTATGAAAATGTGGCACTTGCACCAAAGGGGGTTTGGCAAACTATTTCTAGGTTCTTGTATGAGGTGGAACCTGAATTTGTTGACTCAAAGTTTTTCTGCGCTGCAGCCAGGAAAAGGGGCTATATCCACAATCTTCCCATTGAAAACAGATTCCCACTTCTTCCACTTCCGCCACGTACAATACACGAGGCGTTTCCCCTAACAAGGAAGTGGTGGCCTTCATGGGACACTAGGACCAAACTAAATTGTCTGCAAACAGCTATTGGCAGTGCAAAACTAACAGAGAGAATCAGGAAGGCTCTAGAGAACTATGATGGAGAGCCACCTGAGGATGTCCAAAGGTTTGTTCTTGAGCAGTGTCGGAAATGGAATCTGGTTTGGGTGGGAAGGAATAAGGTTGCTCCACTAGAGCCTGATGAAGTTGAAACACTGTTGGGTTTCCCAAGGAACCACACTAGAGGAGGCGGGATAAGTCGAACTGACAGATACAAGTCACTTGGCAATTCATTCCAG GTCGACACAGTGGCATACCACTTGTCAGTTCTGAAGGACATGTATCCCAATGGTATGAacattctttctctgttttctgGGATCGGCGGTGCTGAGGTTGCCCTTCATCGTCTTGGCATCCCCCTTAAGAACGTTGTTTCAGTTGAGAAGTCAGAAGTGAACAGAAACATAGTTCGAAGCTGGTGGGAGCAAACAAACCAGAAGGGTAATCTTATTGACTTGGATGATGTGCAACAGCTAAACGGCGATCGTATTGAGAAGCTGATGAACACATTTGGGGGTTTCGATCTCATTGTTGGCGGCAGCCCTTGCAACAACCTTGCTGGGAGCAATAGGGTAAGCAGGGATGGATTAGAGGGTAaagaatcttccctcttttttGATTACTGCCGTATTCTTGACTTGGTTAAGAATATAATGACCACCAACCAATGA
- the LOC112801955 gene encoding DNA (cytosine-5)-methyltransferase DRM2 isoform X3 yields the protein MELLQGGDESGGESDSFDWNSEDEREIENFQSSSLRLTVPNGAVLTGSGEASPSAGPSNSKVFDHFVSMGFPREMVSKVIEEYGEENEDKLLEELLSYSVIESSPQPQQRIEPNHCSLVLESPHQPQVKIEPDLSSSEGGVSSWENSDSDALSDEEEMTKSLRGSDNIVLTLVKMGYKQDEALIAIERLGCNSSVDELIDFIGVAQMAKAEDALLPPEEKPGISKLNKRRYYELEVLGRKRPKSCEKRIISEDDDEPLHLPNPMIGFGVPTEPAIIKHRRLPDDAVGPPYFYYENVALAPKGVWQTISRFLYEVEPEFVDSKFFCAAARKRGYIHNLPIENRFPLLPLPPRTIHEAFPLTRKWWPSWDTRTKLNCLQTAIGSAKLTERIRKALENYDGEPPEDVQRFVLEQCRKWNLVWVGRNKVAPLEPDEVETLLGFPRNHTRGGGISRTDRYKSLGNSFQVDTVAYHLSVLKDMYPNGMNILSLFSGIGGAEVALHRLGIPLKNVVSVEKSEVNRNIVRSWWEQTNQKGNLIDLDDVQQLNGDRIEKLMNTFGGFDLIVGGSPCNNLAGSNRVSRDGLEGKESSLFFDYCRILDLVKNIMTTNQ from the exons ATG GAATTATTGCAGGGTGGCGATGAGTCTGGTGGGGAGAGTGATAGCTTTGATTGGAACAGCGAAGATGAGCGTGAAATTGAGAACTTTCAGTCTTCTTCTTTACGTTTAACTGTTCCTAATGGAGCGGTTCTCACCGGGTCTGGAGAG GCAAGCCCCTCTGCAGGTCCATCTAATTCCAAGGTATTTGATCATTTCGTGAGTATGGGATTTCCGAGAGAAATGGTCTCCAAAGTAATTGAGGAATATG GTGAGGAAAATGAAGACAAACTACTTGAAGAACTTCTCTCGTACTCG GTTATAGAAAGTTCTCCTCAGCCCCAGCAGCGAATTGAACCAAATCATTGCTCTTTG GTTTTAGAAAGTCCCCATCAACCACAAGTAAAAATTGAGCCAGATCTTAGCTCTTCTGAAGGTGGAGTGAGCTCTTGGGAAAACTCAGATTCTGATGCTTTATCCGATGAGGAG GAAATGACGAAATCTCTTCGTGGGAGTGACAACATTGTATTGACGTTGGTGAAAATGGGGTACAAGCAGGATGAAGCCCTAATTGCCATAGAAAGATTAG GTTGCAACTCTTCTGTAGATGAACTAATAGATTTTATAGGTGTTGCTCAAATGGCAAAGGCTGAAGATGCTCTTCTACCTCCTGAAGAAAAG CCTGGCATTTCTAAGTTAAATAAGCGAAGATATTATGAATTAGAAGTGTTGGGAAGGAAAAGGCCTAAAAGCTGTGAGAAGAGAATAATCagtgaagatgatgatgagcCACTTCATCTTCCAAACCCGATGATTGGTTTTGGGGTTCCTACTGAGCCAGCTATCATAAAACACAGAAGACTTCCAGACGATGCTGTTGGGCCTCCTTACTTCTATTATGAAAATGTGGCACTTGCACCAAAGGGGGTTTGGCAAACTATTTCTAGGTTCTTGTATGAGGTGGAACCTGAATTTGTTGACTCAAAGTTTTTCTGCGCTGCAGCCAGGAAAAGGGGCTATATCCACAATCTTCCCATTGAAAACAGATTCCCACTTCTTCCACTTCCGCCACGTACAATACACGAGGCGTTTCCCCTAACAAGGAAGTGGTGGCCTTCATGGGACACTAGGACCAAACTAAATTGTCTGCAAACAGCTATTGGCAGTGCAAAACTAACAGAGAGAATCAGGAAGGCTCTAGAGAACTATGATGGAGAGCCACCTGAGGATGTCCAAAGGTTTGTTCTTGAGCAGTGTCGGAAATGGAATCTGGTTTGGGTGGGAAGGAATAAGGTTGCTCCACTAGAGCCTGATGAAGTTGAAACACTGTTGGGTTTCCCAAGGAACCACACTAGAGGAGGCGGGATAAGTCGAACTGACAGATACAAGTCACTTGGCAATTCATTCCAG GTCGACACAGTGGCATACCACTTGTCAGTTCTGAAGGACATGTATCCCAATGGTATGAacattctttctctgttttctgGGATCGGCGGTGCTGAGGTTGCCCTTCATCGTCTTGGCATCCCCCTTAAGAACGTTGTTTCAGTTGAGAAGTCAGAAGTGAACAGAAACATAGTTCGAAGCTGGTGGGAGCAAACAAACCAGAAGGGTAATCTTATTGACTTGGATGATGTGCAACAGCTAAACGGCGATCGTATTGAGAAGCTGATGAACACATTTGGGGGTTTCGATCTCATTGTTGGCGGCAGCCCTTGCAACAACCTTGCTGGGAGCAATAGGGTAAGCAGGGATGGATTAGAGGGTAaagaatcttccctcttttttGATTACTGCCGTATTCTTGACTTGGTTAAGAATATAATGACCACCAACCAATGA
- the LOC112801955 gene encoding DNA (cytosine-5)-methyltransferase DRM2 isoform X6 yields the protein MGFPREMVSKVIEEYGEENEDKLLEELLSYSVIESSPQPQQRIEPNHCSLVLESPHQPQVKIEPDLSSSEGGVSSWENSDSDALSDEEEMTKSLRGSDNIVLTLVKMGYKQDEALIAIERLGCNSSVDELIDFIGVAQMAKAEDALLPPEEKPGISKLNKRRYYELEVLGRKRPKSCEKRIISEDDDEPLHLPNPMIGFGVPTEPAIIKHRRLPDDAVGPPYFYYENVALAPKGVWQTISRFLYEVEPEFVDSKFFCAAARKRGYIHNLPIENRFPLLPLPPRTIHEAFPLTRKWWPSWDTRTKLNCLQTAIGSAKLTERIRKALENYDGEPPEDVQRFVLEQCRKWNLVWVGRNKVAPLEPDEVETLLGFPRNHTRGGGISRTDRYKSLGNSFQVDTVAYHLSVLKDMYPNGMNILSLFSGIGGAEVALHRLGIPLKNVVSVEKSEVNRNIVRSWWEQTNQKGNLIDLDDVQQLNGDRIEKLMNTFGGFDLIVGGSPCNNLAGSNRVSRDGLEGKESSLFFDYCRILDLVKNIMTTNQ from the exons ATGGGATTTCCGAGAGAAATGGTCTCCAAAGTAATTGAGGAATATG GTGAGGAAAATGAAGACAAACTACTTGAAGAACTTCTCTCGTACTCG GTTATAGAAAGTTCTCCTCAGCCCCAGCAGCGAATTGAACCAAATCATTGCTCTTTG GTTTTAGAAAGTCCCCATCAACCACAAGTAAAAATTGAGCCAGATCTTAGCTCTTCTGAAGGTGGAGTGAGCTCTTGGGAAAACTCAGATTCTGATGCTTTATCCGATGAGGAG GAAATGACGAAATCTCTTCGTGGGAGTGACAACATTGTATTGACGTTGGTGAAAATGGGGTACAAGCAGGATGAAGCCCTAATTGCCATAGAAAGATTAG GTTGCAACTCTTCTGTAGATGAACTAATAGATTTTATAGGTGTTGCTCAAATGGCAAAGGCTGAAGATGCTCTTCTACCTCCTGAAGAAAAG CCTGGCATTTCTAAGTTAAATAAGCGAAGATATTATGAATTAGAAGTGTTGGGAAGGAAAAGGCCTAAAAGCTGTGAGAAGAGAATAATCagtgaagatgatgatgagcCACTTCATCTTCCAAACCCGATGATTGGTTTTGGGGTTCCTACTGAGCCAGCTATCATAAAACACAGAAGACTTCCAGACGATGCTGTTGGGCCTCCTTACTTCTATTATGAAAATGTGGCACTTGCACCAAAGGGGGTTTGGCAAACTATTTCTAGGTTCTTGTATGAGGTGGAACCTGAATTTGTTGACTCAAAGTTTTTCTGCGCTGCAGCCAGGAAAAGGGGCTATATCCACAATCTTCCCATTGAAAACAGATTCCCACTTCTTCCACTTCCGCCACGTACAATACACGAGGCGTTTCCCCTAACAAGGAAGTGGTGGCCTTCATGGGACACTAGGACCAAACTAAATTGTCTGCAAACAGCTATTGGCAGTGCAAAACTAACAGAGAGAATCAGGAAGGCTCTAGAGAACTATGATGGAGAGCCACCTGAGGATGTCCAAAGGTTTGTTCTTGAGCAGTGTCGGAAATGGAATCTGGTTTGGGTGGGAAGGAATAAGGTTGCTCCACTAGAGCCTGATGAAGTTGAAACACTGTTGGGTTTCCCAAGGAACCACACTAGAGGAGGCGGGATAAGTCGAACTGACAGATACAAGTCACTTGGCAATTCATTCCAG GTCGACACAGTGGCATACCACTTGTCAGTTCTGAAGGACATGTATCCCAATGGTATGAacattctttctctgttttctgGGATCGGCGGTGCTGAGGTTGCCCTTCATCGTCTTGGCATCCCCCTTAAGAACGTTGTTTCAGTTGAGAAGTCAGAAGTGAACAGAAACATAGTTCGAAGCTGGTGGGAGCAAACAAACCAGAAGGGTAATCTTATTGACTTGGATGATGTGCAACAGCTAAACGGCGATCGTATTGAGAAGCTGATGAACACATTTGGGGGTTTCGATCTCATTGTTGGCGGCAGCCCTTGCAACAACCTTGCTGGGAGCAATAGGGTAAGCAGGGATGGATTAGAGGGTAaagaatcttccctcttttttGATTACTGCCGTATTCTTGACTTGGTTAAGAATATAATGACCACCAACCAATGA